The Eurosta solidaginis isolate ZX-2024a chromosome 4, ASM4086904v1, whole genome shotgun sequence genome includes a window with the following:
- the Usp2 gene encoding ubiquitin carboxyl-terminal hydrolase Usp2 isoform X3, whose amino-acid sequence MVAAVRVELVDRRLLKRKYLQKLCQLKSRRIQYQAAAVTITTKAWKSANITERNITTKNNLKLSTAAATITKTVNSNNAQLTNGRAATAAGAAKTSPKAGRRAVSVGSAPNAKTSNSNNNNKQNNSSNKTNSKIRNNIGNDAGTNPVRAANKIFFLLPQFQDQSFLKEECELAHAQATNKVPAGLNAQKRQQKKSSGDKAVSAANASRGVEFNNNNHTIISYNRSSQVRHNSASECSGGSNNNYNTANKNPAVNGNIGTGYRRATTTATPATVAALTTNGMRRSAGGSVNVTQQHASPAATKTTASTAGSSQKGANSIDSTVRELDIVFNNQLQYATENGERFVANKSQKQPQQHSFSGTRPLAGTTLIATTIVNTRTTTTVGSGKATTTATVSAATKLSNGHSKLVRPQVHRTIPSTAVTAVNATRDNVNAYSNKLFNSYGSNINRFNNINNNNNNNNNNNGLNRNNLGNVNAIVAGLTNNNISSNNTGGGSAVVGSTDVNGMQQTLEHDDIKYIDSDDAPTTAARSSASPATTTTAVSGGSGVGSGGDGGQIVRRTTQLRCEQLHCQRNNKALHATATATHSKAVSGGVDSSAPFKARTRPKSTIICSTSNLVFEKINNYKYANGSAGAGGGSSAAKIAAEAVAARRQELRHSIDSNSIRASIQKFDSFSEQKRSGIGAAAQVVMRSHGGSGSTSNLQHHRHSGSEFDHSHGSGSLLRLAQGGGGGGSLTRAPYRTASPSPVSTYKVTTTMHVPSSLAACSRGSSSSSIRTLHSSSGASSTNSLPTKSAGSIIATNSTAINTKRHQEVSLLRTSERPTSALLLQNEASPSAPPTPPNHTVDNTKLLNGVSKCTNAEPTMTTVTTNGVCAAVSGEMESIRSTALRSIPPPPPSPTSSRYWDRDSRTTPSALNNFDDTSKFKSNDENSEGLCGLRNIGNTCFMNSVIQCLSNTSELTKFLKQYNGTRSSSSKDQQILQEFAKLIREMWSSNVHSVTPMDLKRAFSLKHRMYSDYNQQDAQEFLRFFLDSLHSALNTGVKGEHLKIDDNLSDNKKADLTWEWYSRHENSLIRDLFVGQLKSTLRCTSCGNTSVTFDPFWDLSVSLPSSSRCKLESCLDLFIREEVLDGDEMPTCSKCRQRRRCTKSFSIQRFPKYLVIHLKRFSETRWSKLSNIVEFPTSERELNMGPYGSNPNMNIYYSLYAISNHMGSTAGGHYVALCKHPVSRKWHEFNDNIVSDTLSENNLVSSSAYILFYERA is encoded by the exons GCAGCAGCTGtgacaataacaacaaaagcGTGGAAATCAGCAAATATCACAGAaagaaatataacaacaaaaaataatttgAAGTTGTCAACTGCAGCAGCAACAATTACAAAAACAGTTAACTCAAACAATGCGCAACTAACAAACGGCAGAGCGGCAACGGCAGCAGGGGCAGCGAAGACATCACCCAAAGCTGGTAGGCGTGCTGTGTCTGTTGGCAGCGCGCCAAACGCCAAAACaagcaacagcaataacaacaacaagcaaaacAACAGTAGCAATAAAACCAACAGCAAGATCAGAAATAATATCGGAAACGACGCGGGCACAAATCCAGTGCGCGCTGCCAATAAAATATTCTTTTTGTTACCGCAATTTCAAGATCAAAGTTTTTTAAAAGAAGAATGTGAATTGGCACATGCGCAAGCCACCAACAAAGTACCAGCAGGCCTGAACGCGCAAAAGCGACAACAAAAGAAAAGCAGCGGAGATAAAGCTGTGTCGGCGGCTAATGCGTCACGTGGCGTTGAATTCAATAACAACAATCACACAATTATTAGTTATAACCGCAGCAGCCAAGTACGACACAACAGTGCGTCGGAATGCAGCGGCGGAAGCAATAATAATTACAATACAGCGAATAAAAATCCCGCAGTTAACGGTAATATCGGCACTGGCTACCGGCGTGCAACCACAACTGCAACACCAGCAACAGTGGCGGCGTTAACAACAAATGGCATGCGCCGTAGCGCTGGCGGGAGCGTCAATGTCACTCAACAGCATGCGTCACcagcagcaacaaaaacaacgGCGTCAACGGCTGGCAGCTCACAAAAAGGCGCCAACTCAATTGACTCCACCGTCCGTGAACTTGATATTGTCTTCAATAATCAGCTGCAATATGCCACCGAGAACGGTGAACGTTTTGTTGCAAATAAAAGCCAGAAACAGCCACAACAACATTCGTTTAGCGGTACACGCCCGCTTGCTGGTACAACACTAATAGCAACAACCATAGTGAATACGCGAACAACTACAACGGTTGGCAGTGGCAAagccacaacaacagcaacagtctCCGCGGCGACTAAGCTGAGCAACGGTCATAGTAAATTGGTGCGCCCGCAGGTGCATCGTACAATCCCATCGACGGCAGTGACGGCTGTGAATGCGACGCGTGATAACGTCAACGCGTATTCAAATAAACTTTTCAATAGCTACGGCAGTAACATAAATCGATTCAACAAtattaataacaacaacaataataataataacaataacggTTTAAATAGGAACAATCTTGGCAACGTGAACGCCATCGTTGCCGGCCTTACCAACAATAATATATCGAGCAATAATACGGGTGGCGGTAGCGCCGTTGTTGGTAGCACTGACGTCAACGGTATGCAGCAAACGCTCGAGCACGACGATATCAAATACATAGATAGTGATGATGCTCCTACGACAGCAGCGCGCTCGTCCGCTTCCCCTGCAACTACTACTACAGCGGTAAGCGGTGGCAGCGGTGTCGGTTCCGGTGGTGACGGCGGACAAATAGTGCGGCGCACGACTCAGCTGCGTTGCGAGCAATTACATTGCCAGCGTAACAATAAAGCGCTGCACGCAACAGCGACAGCAACACATTCAAAGGCAGTGAGTGGTGGGGTTGATAGCAGTGCTCCATTCAAAGCACGCACGCGCCCCAAATCTACTATCATATGTTCCACCAGCAATCTCGTGTTTGAGAAAATCAATAACTACAAATATGCCAATGGCAGCGCCGGCGCTGGTGGTGGTAGTAGTGCTGCCAAAATTGCCGCTGAAGCAGTTGCAGCGCGTCGGCAAGAGTTGCGTCACAGTATCGATTCGAATAGCATCAGAGCGTCCATACAAAAGTTTGATAGTTTTAGCGAGCAAAAGCGTAGTGGTATTGGTGCAGCGGCTCAAGTGGTTATGCGTTCACACGGCGGCAGCGGTAGTACGAGCAATTTGCAACATCATCGTCATAGTGGTAGCGAGTTTGATCATTCCCATGGAAGCGGCAGCCTTTTGCGGTTAGCGCAAGGTGGCGGTGGTGGTGGTTCGTTGACGCGCGCACCCTACCGCACCGCTTCACCTTCACCAGTATCCACCTACAAAGTAACTACTACAATGCATGTTCCCTCATCGTTGGCCGCCTGTTCAAGAGGATCGTCATCGTCCTCCATACGCACTTTGCATAGTAGCAGCGGTGCGAGTAGCACCAATAGTTTGCCAACGAAAAGTGCAGGCAGCATTATTGCTACCAATAGCACAGCCATTAATACGAAACGTCACCAGGAGGTGTCTCTATTGCGTACATCAGAACGTCCAACGTCTGCTTTGCTGTTGCAAAATGAAGCGTCGCCATCAGCACCGCCGACGCCGCCAAATCACACAGTGGATAATACGAAATTGTTAAATGGCGTTTCAAAGTGTACGAACGCTGAGCCAACTATGACGACGGTGACGACTAATGGTGTGTGCGCAGCAGTTTCCGGCGAAATGGAAAGT ATACGCAGCACTGCTCTTAGGAGTATTCCTCCACCACCACCATCACCGACCTCCTCACGTTATTGGGATCGTGACAGTCGCACAACACCATCTGCGCTTAATAACTTCGACGATACGAGCAAATTTAAGTCAAATGACGAAAACAGCGAAG GTCTATGCGGGCTAAGAAATATCGGCAATACATGTTTTATGAACTCTGTTATTCAGTGCCTAAGTAATACCAGCGAATTAACGAAATTCTTAAAACAGTATAATGGCACACGTTCCTCATCTTCAAAGGATCAACAAATTTTACAAG AGTTTGCTAAATTGATACGTGAAATGTGGTCAAGTAACGTGCATAGCGTCACTCCTATGGATTTGAAACGGGCATTTTCCCTCAAACATCGCATGTACAGTGACTATAATCAACAGGATGCACAAGAATTTTTACGTTTTTTTCTCGACTCATTGCATAGCGCACTTAATACAGGCGTGAAGGGTGAACATTTAAAAATCGACGATAATCTTAG CGACAATAAAAAAGCCGATCTTACATGGGAATGGTATTCGCGTCATGAGAATTCGCTCATACGCGATCTGTTTGTAGGCCAACTGAAGAGCACATTACGTTGTACGAGCTGTGGTAATACAAGCGTCACGTTCGATCCCTTTTGGGATTTGAGTGTATCGTTGCCATCATCATCGCGTTGCAAATTAGAATCATGCCTTGATCTATTCATACGCGAAGAGGTGTTGGATGGTGATGAAATGCCAACGTGTTCGAAATGTCGCCAACGTAGAAGATGTACGAAAAGTTTCAGCATACAACGATTTCCCAAGTATTTGGTTATAC ATTTAAAGCGTTTCTCAGAGACTCGTTGGAGTAAATTGTCGAATATTGTTGAATTTCCGACTAGTGAACGTGAACTGAATATGGGTCCATATGGTTCAAACccgaatatgaatatatattattcGCTTTATGCGATTTCAAATCACATGG GTTCCACAGCTGGTGGTCACTATGTGGCGTTGTGCAAGCACCCTGTATCAAGAAAATGGCATGAGTTCAATGATAACAT CGTGAGCGACACTTTGTCCGAAAATAATCTAGTTTCATCCAGTGCCTATATACTGTTTTATGAGCGAGCGTAA